The following coding sequences are from one bacterium SCSIO 12741 window:
- a CDS encoding T9SS type A sorting domain-containing protein: protein MKKLLTLGMIGLTMSLSAQINYVDIQPDYHQNFSADKSFDLDQDGSNDLTFSLTILDPQWDVWLTYSTMGDLEICTDPNDYGFMRQFTDSVFLDTSLEWKSGNDLAMAYLTTGAPEGRWPGVEDKYLAFRLKTNGEWLYGWMRLSMHPKVNSITIKDYAYEASPNEGIRTGQTKVDVRPTYLEESLPPSSPFHLRRTGTFYHVSSNHAEFTATLLSLNGQVMLEKSSATRLLEFNSESLPSGIYLLRLSGKSRSEVLRLAF from the coding sequence ATGAAAAAACTACTCACCTTAGGCATGATTGGCCTAACGATGAGCCTATCCGCTCAGATTAACTACGTAGATATTCAGCCCGACTATCATCAAAACTTTTCCGCCGACAAATCCTTCGATCTAGATCAGGATGGGTCCAATGATCTCACCTTTTCCCTTACTATTCTCGATCCTCAATGGGACGTTTGGCTAACCTACAGCACTATGGGAGATTTGGAAATTTGCACAGATCCGAATGATTATGGCTTTATGCGTCAATTCACAGATTCGGTATTTCTGGATACCAGCCTGGAATGGAAATCAGGTAACGATCTGGCGATGGCCTACCTCACAACGGGAGCTCCTGAAGGACGATGGCCGGGTGTAGAGGACAAATACCTGGCTTTTCGACTCAAGACCAATGGAGAATGGCTCTATGGTTGGATGCGATTATCCATGCACCCCAAGGTCAACTCAATTACGATAAAAGACTATGCCTATGAGGCCAGCCCCAACGAAGGCATTCGTACAGGACAAACAAAGGTGGATGTACGTCCTACCTACCTGGAAGAATCGCTTCCTCCCTCCTCGCCTTTTCACCTAAGACGAACTGGGACTTTCTACCACGTTTCTTCCAATCATGCAGAGTTTACCGCTACCCTACTTTCCCTCAATGGGCAGGTGATGCTGGAAAAATCCAGCGCTACGCGGCTTTTGGAATTCAACTCCGAGTCGCTGCCCTCAGGCATTTATTTGCTTCGCCTGTCTGGTAAATCCCGATCGGAGGTGCTACGGCTCGCCTTTTAG
- a CDS encoding NAD(P)H-dependent oxidoreductase — protein sequence MDSLKWRAAVRKYDTSKKVSAEDLELLLEAGNLTATSMGLQPFKIVVVSDPELQRNLVPESYNQQHVADASHILVFAVETDLGQKDVDAYIKRAMELRNLPASALEGYKNSISHYLGSMSEEVKLSWATKQAYIALGTVMTVAAELKIDSCAMEGFNPESYQKMLGLDSKNLLPVVILPIGYRSEEEMMASLPKVRKHRDDFVLEISNS from the coding sequence ATGGACTCTTTGAAATGGAGAGCCGCCGTTAGAAAATACGATACCTCCAAAAAGGTGAGTGCAGAGGACTTGGAGCTTCTATTAGAAGCTGGAAACTTAACCGCTACCTCTATGGGGCTGCAACCCTTTAAAATTGTGGTGGTGAGTGACCCGGAATTACAGCGCAATCTGGTCCCTGAATCCTACAACCAGCAACACGTTGCCGATGCTTCCCACATATTGGTCTTTGCCGTGGAAACGGACTTAGGCCAGAAAGATGTGGATGCTTACATCAAACGAGCCATGGAACTTCGAAATCTGCCTGCATCGGCTCTTGAAGGTTACAAAAACTCAATCAGTCACTACCTCGGTAGTATGTCGGAAGAAGTTAAGCTAAGCTGGGCGACTAAGCAGGCCTATATCGCCTTGGGTACTGTGATGACGGTAGCAGCTGAATTGAAAATCGATTCCTGTGCCATGGAAGGATTTAATCCGGAGTCGTATCAAAAAATGCTCGGTCTTGATTCGAAAAATTTGCTGCCCGTGGTCATTCTCCCTATTGGTTACCGGTCGGAAGAAGAAATGATGGCCAGCCTGCCTAAGGTGCGGAAACACCGCGATGATTTTGTTCTTGAAATTTCTAATTCTTAA
- a CDS encoding DoxX family protein, producing MKINTLLVYRIVTVLFSLSMLAGAAQYVFTYDVAQEMFNALGFPTYIIYPLGAAKVLGVIAIWTNISPRLKEWAYAGYTFNFLLAGLAHLSVGDGQFWGALIALILSSSSYFLYRKLEAQKA from the coding sequence ATGAAAATCAATACTCTACTTGTTTATCGAATAGTCACTGTACTTTTTAGCCTGTCCATGTTGGCTGGAGCTGCTCAATATGTTTTTACCTATGATGTAGCTCAGGAAATGTTCAACGCTCTGGGCTTCCCGACTTACATTATCTATCCATTAGGTGCCGCTAAAGTCTTAGGAGTAATTGCCATTTGGACTAATATTTCTCCACGACTTAAGGAATGGGCCTATGCAGGTTATACGTTTAACTTCTTGCTGGCCGGATTGGCTCACCTTAGTGTAGGCGATGGGCAATTTTGGGGAGCTCTAATTGCTTTGATATTATCCTCAAGCTCCTACTTTTTGTACCGCAAATTGGAAGCTCAAAAGGCCTAA
- a CDS encoding T9SS type A sorting domain-containing protein produces MKLKFYYLAILLGMVNLGIAQTHTNYIDFEPGNLGGGYFPAGDGNPTNHGYFETNYGVKFYFESGGSYFWARDAKVGGAPYTPGPNTTAKAFTINSALPTNCDGHGQPTTDDFPFDVPAGYDPGCWMLTEKIRGPMQGGSLDLIIDYYMSQILCTQASGYFYDIDGAVTGGHNRQEAWKIEWFVAGSNGVPEDAIYVVSDDWNNCTNCPTLPTGAVIYNALPGGTSYDAGDGRATYWEFETNGQPIDFIKISYVGDTNKRVGVAFDNFFYCSKADQDPCDTEANFRHSINGCMVHFNDITPEPNGGQVIGHFWDFGDGTTSTEEDPSHQYGPFAGSYTVTHEVTIYDGENCCTQQITKEITTDDCEPCEADVEFTWESLCDGDSPCRVRLKADVSSFTQPIAGYFWELGNGRTASGKEVDVYIDGVELICLTTIFAAPDPFTGECCQRQVCATVNCHTSGTSAGEEPAGLAPDQTSNQDSEQSTSTEEVPTPIQDIHVFPNPADDQLDVQIMAQNEDLVSIQLVSLDGREVLSIDPIEIAPGEQKLELATHSFPAGIYLLTVRGQKTNYTQKVQIEH; encoded by the coding sequence ATGAAGCTAAAATTTTATTATTTGGCCATTCTCCTTGGAATGGTAAACCTGGGAATCGCACAGACCCATACCAATTACATTGATTTTGAACCTGGGAATTTAGGTGGCGGATATTTTCCTGCTGGAGATGGAAACCCTACCAATCATGGTTATTTTGAAACCAACTACGGTGTTAAGTTCTACTTCGAATCAGGTGGAAGTTATTTTTGGGCCAGAGATGCCAAAGTGGGAGGAGCTCCTTATACGCCTGGCCCCAATACAACGGCTAAGGCCTTTACCATTAACAGCGCCTTGCCCACCAATTGCGATGGCCACGGTCAGCCCACTACCGATGATTTTCCCTTTGACGTACCAGCAGGATATGATCCGGGCTGCTGGATGTTGACCGAAAAAATACGCGGACCTATGCAAGGTGGATCATTGGATCTTATCATCGACTACTACATGAGTCAGATTTTATGCACCCAAGCTTCCGGGTATTTTTATGATATCGATGGAGCTGTTACGGGTGGACACAATCGACAGGAGGCTTGGAAAATCGAGTGGTTTGTAGCCGGTTCTAATGGCGTGCCCGAGGATGCCATTTATGTAGTATCAGATGATTGGAATAACTGTACCAATTGTCCAACCCTTCCAACTGGTGCCGTTATTTACAATGCCCTTCCTGGAGGCACTTCCTACGATGCAGGTGATGGTCGAGCCACTTATTGGGAATTTGAAACCAACGGTCAGCCTATTGATTTTATCAAAATTTCCTACGTAGGAGATACGAATAAAAGAGTAGGAGTAGCGTTTGACAACTTCTTCTACTGCAGTAAAGCAGATCAGGATCCATGCGACACCGAGGCCAACTTTAGGCATTCGATCAATGGATGTATGGTTCACTTCAATGACATTACTCCAGAGCCAAACGGAGGTCAGGTAATCGGGCACTTTTGGGATTTTGGTGATGGTACTACCTCTACGGAGGAAGATCCTTCTCATCAATATGGACCCTTTGCTGGAAGCTATACGGTGACCCACGAAGTAACCATCTATGATGGAGAAAACTGCTGTACTCAGCAAATCACCAAAGAGATTACAACGGACGATTGCGAACCCTGCGAAGCGGATGTAGAATTTACCTGGGAATCTCTGTGTGATGGGGATAGTCCATGTCGCGTTAGGCTTAAAGCAGATGTAAGCTCATTTACTCAGCCCATAGCAGGTTATTTCTGGGAGTTAGGAAATGGAAGAACAGCTTCAGGTAAGGAAGTGGATGTCTATATCGATGGGGTTGAGTTGATTTGCTTAACCACCATTTTCGCTGCTCCCGATCCGTTTACAGGTGAGTGCTGTCAACGACAAGTTTGCGCTACCGTAAACTGCCATACCTCCGGAACCAGTGCTGGTGAAGAACCTGCCGGATTAGCCCCTGATCAAACCAGCAATCAAGATTCTGAACAATCCACATCTACTGAGGAAGTCCCAACTCCAATCCAGGATATTCATGTGTTCCCAAATCCTGCCGATGATCAGCTGGATGTTCAAATAATGGCACAAAATGAGGATTTGGTTTCTATTCAGTTGGTCAGCCTGGACGGACGTGAGGTACTGTCTATCGATCCGATAGAAATTGCTCCGGGAGAACAAAAACTGGAATTAGCCACGCATTCTTTTCCGGCTGGTATTTACCTGCTTACTGTAAGAGGACAGAAAACCAATTATACCCAAAAGGTTCAAATCGAGCATTAG
- a CDS encoding polysaccharide deacetylase family protein yields the protein MNHYFKYVMDHFERLYGPARHMLDYQGKNPEAKVKLTDCQTTLFEEKRRIPESICWKDFEGTRLPFLFHEFTESPIIEAKGESIQVSYDLVAASFYFLSQWQEYHGTEKDHYGRFPYETSIQKELGIETLPVVNYYFLILKRAIEQAYGADALSKKPTEPVLFVSHDIDKVATGWKEDGFNALKKGRLPALFQLALGKLIGKDTWFNFDRILKLEKSLGVKSTFFFLVEQGQRDGISNADYTLEQKAFAPVFQHIQQNGAEVALHGSIGSAYDSAMMKNELHQFDPFGVQIKGNRFHFLNFHLQSSLRVVEESGVRYDCSVGFAEHIGFRNSFCHPYYPFNFEEQKAHSFLEIPLNIMDTTFDQSGYMGLDKELVVKTCEPLIEEVAKFGGCLSVLWHNNYFSDHKYEGWEKVFSDLINRCKDIGLISKSAIELVEELEAE from the coding sequence TTGAATCACTACTTTAAATATGTAATGGATCATTTTGAGCGGCTTTATGGGCCCGCTCGTCATATGCTTGATTACCAGGGTAAAAATCCTGAGGCTAAGGTCAAACTAACCGATTGCCAAACGACTCTCTTTGAGGAAAAGAGAAGGATTCCTGAATCTATCTGTTGGAAAGATTTTGAAGGTACACGCCTTCCATTTCTGTTTCATGAGTTTACCGAAAGCCCCATTATTGAGGCCAAAGGAGAGTCTATTCAAGTGTCTTATGACTTGGTAGCAGCTTCCTTCTATTTTCTGAGCCAATGGCAAGAATACCATGGAACGGAAAAAGACCACTACGGCCGATTTCCCTATGAAACCAGTATTCAAAAGGAGTTGGGAATAGAAACATTACCGGTGGTCAATTACTACTTTCTCATTCTAAAGAGGGCGATTGAGCAGGCCTATGGTGCAGATGCCTTATCTAAGAAACCTACTGAACCTGTCCTATTTGTATCCCATGATATTGACAAGGTGGCTACCGGCTGGAAGGAGGACGGATTCAATGCGCTTAAAAAGGGAAGGTTGCCAGCCTTGTTCCAATTGGCATTGGGAAAATTGATCGGCAAAGATACCTGGTTCAACTTTGACCGGATTCTTAAGTTGGAAAAATCCCTCGGTGTAAAATCCACCTTTTTCTTTTTAGTAGAGCAGGGGCAACGAGACGGAATAAGCAATGCGGATTACACCTTGGAACAAAAGGCCTTTGCTCCGGTTTTTCAGCATATTCAACAAAACGGGGCGGAAGTAGCCCTACACGGTAGCATTGGTAGCGCTTATGATTCTGCTATGATGAAGAATGAGCTCCATCAATTTGATCCCTTCGGTGTTCAGATAAAAGGCAATCGTTTTCATTTTTTGAATTTCCACCTGCAATCAAGCCTTCGAGTAGTGGAAGAGTCTGGCGTGCGATACGATTGTTCCGTTGGATTTGCCGAGCACATTGGATTTCGAAATTCATTTTGCCATCCTTATTATCCGTTTAATTTTGAGGAGCAGAAAGCGCATTCCTTTTTGGAAATTCCTTTAAACATTATGGATACCACTTTTGACCAGTCTGGTTATATGGGGCTGGACAAGGAGTTGGTAGTAAAAACCTGCGAACCTTTGATTGAGGAAGTCGCCAAGTTTGGAGGCTGTCTTTCGGTACTTTGGCACAACAACTATTTCTCGGATCACAAGTACGAGGGATGGGAAAAGGTATTTTCCGATTTGATCAATCGCTGTAAGGATATAGGATTGATCTCCAAGAGTGCCATCGAATTAGTAGAAGAATTGGAAGCTGAATGA
- a CDS encoding MarR family transcriptional regulator, with product MRIDEEVNNKFVNEKQRFIANLVYTSNWFQNNVVIFLKPYGISFQQFNVLRILRGAGDWLSMNTIKERMIDKTPNTTRLSDKLLDKGFVERERSAEDRRIVYLRISDKGQALLKEIDEADHDCYLGFMKSMTDEEAKTVSDILDRMRE from the coding sequence ATGCGCATAGACGAAGAGGTAAATAACAAGTTCGTAAACGAGAAACAGCGGTTTATCGCCAACCTGGTTTATACCAGCAACTGGTTTCAAAACAACGTGGTGATCTTTTTAAAACCTTACGGCATTTCCTTTCAGCAGTTTAACGTGCTCAGGATCCTTCGTGGAGCAGGAGATTGGCTCAGCATGAATACGATTAAGGAAAGAATGATTGACAAAACGCCAAATACCACTCGCTTGTCTGATAAGCTGTTGGACAAGGGTTTTGTGGAACGAGAGAGGAGTGCGGAAGATCGACGGATAGTATATCTGCGTATAAGCGACAAGGGCCAGGCGCTATTAAAGGAAATTGACGAAGCCGACCATGATTGTTACCTGGGCTTTATGAAAAGTATGACCGATGAAGAAGCCAAAACGGTTTCTGATATTTTGGATCGAATGAGAGAATAA
- a CDS encoding T9SS type A sorting domain-containing protein gives MKNSNHFRKLKIACLSFGALVLSGNLIAQSTSPPDYKALAKSGMRIDSIHQVMENYYTTARAVDTSEGGYFNNYQRWHTFWSGRDGKDGNAFSTYSTYHHHEGGCIQEPPCNESNGLPVSWKSLGPDQGDIVSGVEQQALGIVSAIAMDPSNTNVGYVGTLSGGLWKSTNVQSTTPTWTNITDQMNLPSLGVLDVIIDPNNSNHLFAATGSTRKGYGTGVIETSDGGSTWFHTDLDFDPVNAAEHLKLFMDPGNSNILFTHTSTEVFRTADGGDSWPSLNLQAASGNPNIALRTMEYNLSNPNVVYVAGTEIWRVTGNNGSWTQLDVLPSFTVPTHPNGYSHMSHLVELSSMYNGCYALIKWIYDNGSGGTADLYEIKQFSELSGTWTSINMTTQFCEMFIVNPLNQNIMYMGDPPSRTVQKSHNAGQSFYNISHYWPNSPYNGVSTHADIRAMKLISASNSGFYDKLIVGNDGGALYTQGSTWNGTKHVVNWKNINGKGLAITEFFGIGSAKYDGDLIHGGAQDNGLLTYDAGEWDIDVVSDGYDAAADKNDPSIAYGQGNYPGNRKTSNRGQSWSFFNYPPFDNPNTPPNLSHPPYWNFETRPIVINESNQLYIGHHDVFRRDGSSWTPVSDFKQHNVVDGAQLIAVEISEKDPDWIYAAFRNPCWSNTASHKLFVTKNGGTTWKDITPAASSWLGITDIETDPDNEEHVWVTFNRIGDDGSGNGQNRVWYSFEGGDSWVDWSIGLPVFPCNTIVYQPGSNNLLYVGTDVGVYYRDASVSGSVWKCYNNDMPKVIVTDLEINECSQKLIAATFGRGLWESDLAITSAWSQQTLSTSTYTGMNHISDDLIIPNGVTVTVANGATLNIFPGRKIMIQPGGHLIVNGGTLTNNCGNLWGGIEVHGVKSQSQHPSGATYYQGRLTTSNGAVIEHAKEAVMVWKPGDWTSQGGIVTARETTFRNNWRSVAFMNYDNFVPGSPNLIQDNVSKFERCTFVHDAPLNASFNPTHMFTMWKVRGIKIYGCEFKYTYDPTFYTTAIYSLNSGFRIQDYCNALTLPCPAQNLIDCKFSNLSRGIVATGAAEYYPISIRSADFDGCRYGVITDGVYGARIIGNNFESDGKYILSGVYMQNSSAYVVENNHFEPTQTSDDFEYGIIVYNSGTDHNQVYDNEMNNVNVPILAFGNNHSWGNNSIYSGLKFLCNDMSNAHHADILIGSGNGASIAQGKIQSGSIVSAGNTFSTVTGGLINYENASSSGITGIYYHSNASGEEPTAVFNMLKVQSSGYTCPTKFGPDYTKLTTAELNAEKAGFIVQNTNFTNGLTSYNNSVDGGNQTGLISYMDNASNTDADVEARLLMDSPLSEKVMMHAILERELNNTSLYNVLMNNEHSGRNGVIISALEEKSVPMHETMISHIVTNGANIGNKDEDELQLGDILGERGDRYAKVLDHYLIMESTNDKTDLVDWIEELETEHHGKIRQIYAMSSFDTPANVSAELTAWGNVSYTDDEHIAERSKLTSFVNLYHTYMNNSGSVEWPTNPAFFSSLAMISEEANAYTSSQAENILRFNSLDVYFPVLPPSAKGSGDAAIVKYLTTSSGQPMVVESEEASFKLYPNPSDGNFRVQWDGNPVEEEITVTVYNLVSTKLFESTLETDQLHFELPTGMYLVELSSGGQSLGIQKVNISH, from the coding sequence ATGAAAAATTCAAACCATTTCAGGAAGCTGAAAATAGCTTGCCTGTCTTTCGGAGCCCTCGTACTCTCGGGGAATCTGATTGCTCAATCAACATCACCTCCCGATTACAAGGCCTTGGCCAAATCGGGCATGCGAATAGACTCTATTCATCAAGTCATGGAAAACTACTACACCACGGCTCGAGCAGTAGACACCTCAGAAGGAGGATATTTCAACAATTACCAGCGATGGCACACCTTCTGGAGTGGCCGGGATGGCAAAGACGGAAATGCCTTCTCCACTTATAGCACCTACCACCACCATGAAGGTGGGTGCATTCAAGAGCCACCCTGTAATGAATCCAACGGTTTACCGGTGAGCTGGAAATCCTTAGGACCTGATCAAGGCGATATCGTTTCAGGCGTGGAACAGCAAGCACTGGGAATTGTTTCGGCCATTGCCATGGATCCTTCCAATACCAACGTAGGCTATGTGGGTACCCTTAGCGGTGGACTCTGGAAGTCGACCAACGTGCAATCAACTACGCCTACCTGGACCAATATCACCGATCAAATGAACCTGCCCAGTCTTGGGGTTTTGGACGTGATCATCGATCCCAACAACAGCAACCACTTGTTTGCTGCGACAGGTTCTACCCGAAAGGGATATGGAACTGGGGTAATCGAAACCTCAGACGGAGGTTCTACTTGGTTTCATACCGATTTGGATTTTGATCCGGTAAATGCTGCTGAACACTTGAAATTGTTCATGGATCCCGGCAACTCAAACATTCTGTTTACCCATACCTCCACGGAAGTGTTTCGTACGGCTGATGGTGGGGACAGCTGGCCATCGTTGAATCTACAAGCGGCTTCAGGCAACCCAAATATTGCTCTGAGAACGATGGAATACAACCTGTCAAATCCTAACGTGGTGTACGTAGCAGGAACTGAAATCTGGCGAGTGACCGGCAACAACGGTAGCTGGACCCAGCTGGATGTACTACCCAGTTTTACGGTACCTACTCACCCCAATGGCTATTCTCATATGTCACATTTGGTGGAACTATCGTCCATGTACAATGGTTGTTATGCCCTAATCAAGTGGATCTACGACAATGGCTCTGGTGGAACTGCTGACTTGTACGAAATCAAGCAATTCTCTGAACTCAGTGGAACTTGGACAAGCATTAACATGACTACTCAGTTTTGTGAGATGTTTATCGTTAACCCGCTGAATCAAAACATCATGTACATGGGAGATCCTCCCAGCAGAACCGTTCAGAAATCGCACAATGCAGGTCAGTCGTTCTACAACATCTCGCACTACTGGCCAAACAGCCCCTACAATGGCGTATCTACCCATGCAGACATTCGGGCTATGAAACTAATCTCTGCGAGTAACTCAGGCTTTTACGACAAACTCATTGTTGGAAACGACGGAGGTGCACTCTATACCCAAGGTTCTACCTGGAACGGCACCAAGCATGTGGTAAACTGGAAAAACATCAACGGTAAAGGTTTGGCCATTACAGAGTTCTTCGGAATCGGAAGTGCCAAATACGATGGAGACCTTATCCACGGTGGAGCCCAGGATAACGGGCTGCTGACCTACGATGCTGGTGAGTGGGATATCGATGTAGTATCAGACGGATACGATGCCGCTGCTGATAAAAATGATCCCTCTATTGCCTATGGTCAAGGTAATTACCCAGGCAACCGCAAAACCAGTAACCGCGGTCAATCCTGGAGCTTTTTTAACTACCCTCCTTTTGACAACCCGAACACCCCTCCTAACCTGTCTCATCCTCCCTATTGGAATTTTGAGACTCGCCCCATTGTCATCAACGAAAGCAACCAATTGTATATCGGTCACCACGATGTATTTAGAAGAGATGGATCCTCCTGGACTCCTGTATCCGATTTTAAACAACACAATGTGGTCGACGGCGCCCAACTGATCGCAGTGGAAATTTCGGAAAAGGATCCCGATTGGATTTATGCTGCTTTCCGCAACCCATGTTGGTCAAACACGGCCAGCCACAAGCTGTTTGTCACCAAAAACGGCGGAACTACCTGGAAAGACATTACCCCAGCTGCTTCCTCCTGGTTAGGTATTACTGATATTGAAACCGATCCGGATAATGAAGAGCACGTGTGGGTTACGTTTAACCGCATTGGTGATGATGGTTCGGGTAACGGACAAAACCGCGTATGGTATTCTTTTGAAGGCGGTGATAGCTGGGTAGACTGGTCCATTGGCCTTCCCGTATTCCCTTGTAACACCATCGTGTATCAGCCTGGATCAAACAACCTGCTTTACGTGGGTACCGATGTGGGTGTATATTACCGCGATGCCAGCGTTTCCGGTTCCGTTTGGAAATGCTACAACAACGATATGCCTAAGGTCATTGTAACCGATTTGGAAATCAACGAATGCTCTCAGAAGCTTATCGCAGCCACCTTTGGACGCGGTTTGTGGGAATCTGATCTGGCCATTACATCGGCCTGGTCACAACAAACTTTGAGCACCAGCACCTATACTGGAATGAACCACATCTCCGATGATTTGATCATTCCTAATGGAGTAACGGTTACCGTGGCAAACGGAGCAACCTTGAACATCTTCCCAGGCCGAAAAATCATGATTCAGCCGGGAGGACACTTAATCGTTAACGGTGGGACCTTGACGAACAATTGCGGCAACCTTTGGGGTGGTATTGAGGTACATGGAGTTAAATCTCAATCCCAGCACCCTTCGGGAGCTACCTATTACCAAGGTAGACTTACCACTTCCAATGGAGCCGTGATTGAACATGCAAAAGAAGCCGTGATGGTATGGAAACCAGGTGACTGGACTTCCCAAGGTGGAATTGTTACTGCCCGTGAAACCACGTTCCGCAACAACTGGAGAAGTGTAGCTTTTATGAACTACGACAACTTCGTTCCAGGAAGTCCTAACCTGATTCAGGACAACGTATCCAAGTTTGAGCGATGCACCTTTGTACACGATGCGCCTTTGAATGCTTCCTTCAATCCTACCCACATGTTTACCATGTGGAAGGTGCGCGGAATCAAAATTTACGGGTGTGAATTCAAGTACACCTACGATCCTACTTTCTACACCACGGCTATTTACAGCCTTAACTCGGGTTTTAGAATCCAGGATTACTGCAACGCCCTTACGCTACCCTGCCCGGCTCAAAACCTGATTGACTGTAAGTTTAGCAACCTAAGTCGAGGTATCGTGGCCACTGGTGCAGCGGAATACTACCCCATCTCCATTCGTAGCGCAGACTTTGACGGCTGTCGTTATGGAGTAATTACCGATGGTGTATATGGCGCTCGTATTATCGGAAACAACTTTGAATCTGATGGAAAGTACATTTTGAGCGGCGTTTACATGCAAAACTCGTCTGCCTACGTGGTTGAAAACAATCACTTTGAACCTACCCAAACGTCAGATGACTTTGAGTACGGAATCATTGTATACAACAGTGGTACAGACCACAATCAGGTATACGACAATGAGATGAACAATGTAAATGTGCCAATCCTGGCTTTTGGAAACAACCATTCCTGGGGCAACAATTCCATTTACAGCGGATTGAAGTTCTTATGTAACGACATGAGCAATGCCCATCACGCTGATATTTTGATTGGTTCAGGAAATGGAGCATCCATTGCTCAAGGTAAAATTCAAAGTGGTTCCATCGTTTCTGCGGGTAACACCTTTAGCACCGTTACCGGTGGTTTGATCAACTACGAGAATGCCAGTTCCTCTGGAATTACGGGTATTTATTACCACTCTAACGCATCCGGTGAAGAACCTACAGCTGTATTCAACATGCTCAAAGTTCAATCCAGTGGATACACCTGTCCAACCAAGTTTGGTCCGGATTACACCAAGTTGACTACTGCCGAGCTGAATGCCGAGAAGGCTGGTTTTATTGTTCAAAACACCAATTTCACCAATGGGCTTACGAGCTACAACAACAGTGTGGATGGTGGAAACCAAACCGGCTTGATCAGCTACATGGATAATGCAAGCAACACCGACGCTGATGTAGAAGCTCGTTTGTTGATGGATTCTCCCTTGTCAGAAAAAGTGATGATGCATGCCATTCTCGAAAGAGAGCTTAACAACACCAGCTTGTATAACGTGTTGATGAACAACGAGCATTCTGGACGTAACGGAGTAATTATCTCCGCGCTGGAAGAGAAAAGCGTACCCATGCACGAGACCATGATTTCTCACATCGTGACCAACGGTGCCAACATTGGTAACAAAGACGAAGATGAGCTACAACTGGGCGATATTCTTGGAGAACGAGGCGATCGTTACGCCAAAGTATTGGATCACTACCTCATTATGGAAAGCACCAATGATAAGACCGATTTGGTAGACTGGATTGAAGAATTGGAGACTGAGCATCACGGTAAAATCCGTCAGATTTACGCGATGTCTTCTTTTGACACTCCTGCCAACGTATCCGCCGAGTTGACCGCCTGGGGTAACGTAAGCTACACCGATGATGAGCACATAGCTGAACGTAGCAAGTTGACCAGTTTTGTGAACCTGTACCACACCTATATGAACAACAGTGGTTCAGTAGAATGGCCCACCAATCCAGCGTTCTTTAGCTCCCTGGCCATGATTAGTGAAGAAGCCAATGCTTACACCTCTTCTCAAGCCGAAAACATTCTTCGATTCAACAGCCTGGATGTATACTTCCCCGTATTGCCTCCATCAGCCAAAGGATCAGGAGATGCCGCTATTGTGAAGTACCTGACCACCTCTTCAGGTCAACCTATGGTGGTGGAAAGCGAAGAGGCCAGCTTTAAACTATATCCTAACCCAAGTGACGGTAATTTCCGGGTACAGTGGGACGGAAATCCAGTGGAAGAAGAAATTACAGTAACGGTGTATAACCTGGTAAGCACCAAACTGTTTGAATCTACTCTGGAAACCGATCAGCTGCACTTTGAACTACCAACCGGAATGTACCTCGTAGAACTCTCCAGCGGGGGCCAAAGTTTGGGTATCCAAAAAGTGAATATTAGTCACTAG